From a region of the Thermus caldilimi genome:
- the rpsB gene encoding 30S ribosomal protein S2: protein MPVNISVKELLEAGVHFGHERKRWNPKFGRFIYAERNGIHIIDLQKTMVELERTFRFLEDLAMRGGTVLFVGTKKQAQDIVRMEADRAGMPYVNQRWLGGMLTNFKTISQRVNRLEELENLFASPEIQDRPKKEQVRLKHELDRLHKYLSGFRRLKRLPDAIFVVDPTKEAIAVREARKLFIPVVALADTDSDPELVDYIIPGNDDAIRSIQLIVSRAVDLVIQARGGVVEPSPSYALVEEAEKAEAQVQGESDFGEDEVEA from the coding sequence ATGCCTGTGAACATCAGCGTCAAGGAGCTTCTGGAGGCAGGGGTCCACTTCGGCCACGAGCGCAAGCGCTGGAACCCCAAGTTCGGCCGCTTCATCTACGCGGAGCGCAACGGCATCCACATCATCGACCTGCAGAAGACCATGGTGGAGCTGGAGCGCACCTTCCGCTTCCTCGAGGACCTGGCCATGCGCGGGGGCACGGTGCTCTTCGTGGGCACCAAGAAGCAGGCCCAGGACATTGTGCGCATGGAGGCCGACCGGGCGGGGATGCCCTACGTGAACCAGCGCTGGCTGGGCGGGATGCTCACCAACTTCAAGACCATCTCCCAGCGGGTAAACCGCCTGGAGGAGCTGGAGAACCTCTTCGCCTCCCCGGAGATCCAGGACCGGCCCAAGAAGGAGCAGGTGCGCTTAAAGCACGAGCTGGATCGGTTGCACAAGTACCTTTCGGGCTTCCGCCGCCTGAAGCGCCTTCCTGACGCCATCTTCGTGGTGGACCCCACCAAGGAGGCCATCGCCGTGCGGGAGGCCCGCAAGCTCTTCATCCCCGTGGTGGCCCTGGCGGACACCGACTCCGACCCCGAACTGGTGGACTACATCATCCCCGGCAACGACGACGCCATCCGCTCCATCCAGCTCATCGTCTCCCGGGCCGTGGACCTCGTCATCCAGGCTCGAGGCGGGGTGGTGGAACCCTCCCCCTCCTACGCCCTGGTGGAGGAGGCCGAGAAGGCGGAAGCCCAGGTCCAAGGGGAATCCGACTTCGGCGAGGACGAGGTGGAAGCATGA
- a CDS encoding M50 family metallopeptidase, whose translation MSLFWFLIIIGVSIFVHELGHYLAARVQGVRVKAFSLGFGPVLFRRQAWGTEWRLSAIPLGGYADIEGLLPEERGRGYDALPFLGKLWVLLAGVVMNVLLAWGLLAYLFSTQGVPEATGRAVILEVLPGSVAEAAGLRAGDILVAVDGIPLTQAQGIERVKTPGEHTLTVRRQGQEVTLSLTWQEGTERLGVVYQPEVAFRRVGFLEGLGLAVGRTLSFGPQMVKALVGGLLGVLAGNPDSGVVGPLGIVAETGRAAQEGPFRLLELTVAINLSLALFNLLPIPALDGGRILLLFLSRFLRIRPEQEAMVHYLGFAFLILLVILVTFQDLRRLLGG comes from the coding sequence ATGAGCCTGTTCTGGTTTTTGATCATCATCGGCGTGAGCATCTTCGTGCACGAGCTGGGGCACTACCTGGCGGCACGGGTCCAAGGGGTGCGGGTCAAGGCCTTCAGCCTGGGCTTCGGCCCCGTCCTTTTCCGGCGGCAAGCCTGGGGAACGGAGTGGCGGCTTTCCGCCATTCCCCTGGGAGGGTACGCGGACATCGAGGGCCTCCTCCCCGAGGAGCGGGGCCGGGGGTATGATGCCCTTCCCTTCTTGGGGAAGCTTTGGGTCCTTTTGGCGGGAGTGGTCATGAACGTCCTCCTGGCCTGGGGACTCCTGGCCTACCTCTTCAGCACTCAAGGGGTGCCGGAGGCCACGGGAAGGGCGGTGATCCTGGAAGTCCTCCCGGGGAGCGTGGCGGAAGCAGCGGGGCTACGGGCCGGGGACATCCTGGTGGCCGTGGACGGGATACCCCTCACCCAGGCCCAGGGGATTGAACGGGTGAAGACCCCAGGGGAGCACACCCTCACCGTGCGCCGTCAGGGACAAGAGGTCACCCTCTCCCTCACCTGGCAGGAAGGCACGGAGCGGCTTGGGGTGGTGTACCAGCCCGAGGTGGCCTTCCGCCGGGTGGGGTTCTTGGAAGGACTGGGGCTGGCCGTGGGCCGTACCCTGTCCTTCGGACCCCAGATGGTGAAGGCATTGGTGGGAGGGCTTTTGGGGGTGCTGGCCGGGAACCCGGATAGTGGGGTGGTGGGCCCCTTGGGCATCGTGGCGGAAACAGGCCGGGCAGCCCAAGAGGGGCCTTTCCGCCTCCTGGAGCTTACCGTGGCCATCAACCTCTCCCTGGCCCTTTTCAACCTTTTGCCCATCCCTGCCCTGGATGGCGGGCGCATCCTCCTCCTCTTCCTCTCCCGTTTCCTCCGCATCCGCCCCGAGCAGGAGGCGATGGTCCACTACCTGGGCTTCGCCTTCCTCATCCTCCTGGTCATCCTGGTCACCTTCCAGGACCTAAGGAGGCTTCTCGGGGGCTAG
- a CDS encoding helix-turn-helix domain-containing protein — protein MKEAREMSREFLEGHLGAGGFSRLAVGVKEAAFALGVSQKQVRDWIARGELRAFKAGKRTLIRVEELEGFVRRLEEEAPAHGRKVK, from the coding sequence GTGAAGGAGGCGAGAGAGATGTCCAGGGAGTTTTTGGAAGGGCATTTAGGGGCGGGTGGGTTTTCGCGGTTGGCGGTGGGGGTGAAGGAGGCGGCGTTTGCGCTGGGGGTGTCGCAGAAGCAGGTGCGGGACTGGATTGCCCGGGGGGAGCTGAGGGCTTTCAAGGCGGGGAAGCGGACGCTGATCCGGGTGGAGGAGCTGGAGGGGTTTGTGCGGCGTTTGGAGGAGGAGGCCCCGGCGCATGGGAGGAAGGTGAAGTAG
- the tsf gene encoding translation elongation factor Ts: protein MSQMELIKKLREATGAGMMDVKKALEDAGWNEEKAVQLLRERGAMKAAKKAEREAREGIIGHYIHHNQRVGVLVELNCETDFVARNEVFQNLAKDLAMHIAMMNPRYVSAEEIPAEELERERQIYIQAALNEGKPQQIAEKIAEGRLKKYLEEVALLEQPFVKDDKVKVKELLQQAIAKTGENIVVRRFCRFELGA, encoded by the coding sequence ATGAGCCAGATGGAACTCATCAAGAAGCTGCGCGAGGCCACCGGGGCCGGGATGATGGACGTGAAGAAGGCCCTGGAAGACGCCGGCTGGAACGAGGAAAAGGCCGTCCAGCTCCTAAGGGAGCGCGGGGCCATGAAGGCGGCCAAGAAGGCGGAGCGGGAGGCCCGGGAGGGCATCATCGGCCACTACATCCACCACAACCAGCGGGTAGGGGTGCTGGTGGAGCTCAACTGCGAGACCGACTTCGTGGCCCGGAACGAGGTCTTCCAAAACCTGGCCAAGGACCTGGCCATGCACATCGCCATGATGAACCCCCGCTACGTCTCCGCCGAGGAGATCCCCGCGGAGGAGCTGGAACGGGAGCGGCAGATCTACATCCAGGCCGCCCTGAACGAAGGCAAGCCCCAGCAGATCGCCGAGAAGATCGCCGAAGGCCGTCTGAAGAAGTACCTGGAAGAGGTGGCCCTTTTGGAGCAACCCTTCGTCAAGGACGACAAGGTGAAGGTGAAGGAACTTCTCCAGCAAGCCATCGCCAAAACGGGGGAGAACATCGTGGTGCGGCGCTTCTGCCGCTTTGAGCTGGGGGCATAG
- a CDS encoding tyrosine-type recombinase/integrase → MPRRPKGEGSVRYRKDLKAYEIRLTVAGKRKSVYLKGPRNRENDRRADLLRRKLALAYGLTPLEGSPPPLLDWLEAHTEALAAEGRRDNTVYNYVLYLRLVRLHLGNPRLDQVTPEALEALYRRLAAEGYSKSVIAHVRNFLHSAYERALRYGRTPHNPVDLAKLPRLPSREAGRELGEDELQRILQAAQGHRLFPVFYLAAALGLRRGEILGLTWDDLDLERGELRVRRALVPNHMTGKPTLGPTKTPGSQRTLPLPEEARQVLLAHRERLETEGLYHPQGLVFPSTTGTPLRPENLRRIWLDILQKAGVPRARLHDLRATFITRIIRQTGNPKLAAALAGHRSLTTALQHYAKVSQDDLKATLRSLKLLPSGNPEKEDKG, encoded by the coding sequence ATGCCCCGCCGTCCCAAGGGTGAAGGATCCGTGCGCTACCGCAAGGACCTCAAGGCCTACGAGATCCGCCTCACCGTGGCCGGGAAGAGGAAGAGCGTCTACCTCAAGGGCCCCAGGAACCGGGAAAACGACCGGCGGGCCGATCTCCTCCGCCGCAAGCTGGCCCTGGCCTACGGCCTCACCCCCCTGGAAGGCTCGCCCCCTCCCCTCCTGGACTGGCTGGAGGCCCACACCGAAGCCCTCGCCGCCGAAGGCCGCCGGGACAACACCGTCTACAACTACGTCCTCTACCTCCGCCTCGTGCGCCTCCACCTGGGTAATCCCCGCCTGGACCAGGTGACCCCCGAGGCCCTGGAGGCCCTCTACCGCCGCCTGGCCGCAGAAGGCTACTCCAAAAGCGTCATCGCCCACGTGCGCAACTTCCTCCACAGCGCCTACGAACGCGCCCTCCGCTACGGACGCACCCCCCACAACCCCGTGGACCTCGCCAAGCTCCCCAGGCTCCCCTCCCGTGAAGCAGGCCGTGAACTCGGCGAAGACGAACTCCAGCGCATCCTCCAGGCCGCCCAAGGACACCGCCTCTTCCCCGTCTTCTACCTGGCCGCCGCCCTCGGCCTCCGCCGGGGCGAAATCCTCGGCCTCACCTGGGACGACCTGGACCTGGAACGGGGCGAGCTCCGCGTCCGCCGGGCCCTCGTCCCCAACCACATGACCGGCAAACCCACCCTCGGCCCCACCAAAACCCCAGGCTCCCAACGCACCCTCCCCCTCCCCGAAGAGGCCCGCCAGGTCCTCCTGGCCCACCGGGAACGCCTGGAAACCGAAGGCCTCTACCACCCCCAGGGCCTCGTCTTCCCCTCCACCACCGGCACACCCCTCCGCCCAGAAAACCTCCGCCGCATCTGGCTGGACATCCTCCAAAAGGCCGGGGTCCCCAGGGCCCGCCTTCACGACCTCCGGGCCACCTTCATCACCCGCATCATCCGCCAAACGGGCAACCCCAAACTCGCCGCTGCCCTGGCCGGACACCGAAGCCTCACCACCGCCCTCCAGCACTACGCCAAGGTCTCCCAAGACGACCTCAAGGCCACCCTCCGCTCCCTCAAGCTCTTGCCATCCGGCAACCCCGAGAAGGAGGATAAGGGGTAA
- the dxr gene encoding 1-deoxy-D-xylulose-5-phosphate reductoisomerase — protein sequence MKRVVILGSTGSIGQQALEVCRWRGYRVVGLAAGQNLEELSRQIQDWRPLLVAAHKSLHGELKARFPGLRLGTPEEVASLEAEVAVAAIPGLAGLAPTRAAARTGKRLALANKEAMVAAGPLLWQEVEAQGAEILPVDSEHSALFQALLGERREDVAELILTASGGPFLREPEDLSQVTPAMALNHPRWRMGPKVTIDSATLFNKGLEVLEAKELFRFPLEKIKVLVHPQAYVHGLVRFVDGSLKAQLGPTDMRLPIQYALTYPERAETPLQNLPIPGVLEFLEPDLKRFPALAVAYEAGRRGGVAQVAVSAADEVAVEAFLAGKIPFTEIPKILAQVLENTPSLPLTWENLFAVDTWAREEAKRWA from the coding sequence ATGAAACGGGTGGTGATCCTGGGCTCCACGGGTTCCATAGGGCAGCAGGCCCTCGAGGTGTGCCGCTGGCGGGGCTACCGGGTGGTGGGGCTTGCCGCCGGGCAAAACCTGGAGGAGCTCTCCCGCCAAATTCAAGATTGGAGGCCCCTCCTGGTGGCCGCCCACAAAAGCCTCCACGGGGAGCTAAAGGCTCGCTTCCCCGGGCTAAGGCTTGGCACCCCGGAAGAGGTGGCCTCCTTGGAAGCGGAGGTGGCCGTGGCCGCCATTCCGGGCCTTGCGGGGCTTGCTCCTACCCGGGCTGCGGCCAGAACAGGAAAGCGCCTGGCCCTGGCCAACAAGGAGGCCATGGTGGCAGCGGGGCCCCTCCTCTGGCAGGAGGTGGAAGCCCAGGGGGCCGAGATCCTCCCCGTGGACTCCGAGCACTCGGCGCTTTTCCAGGCCCTTTTGGGGGAAAGGCGGGAGGACGTGGCCGAGCTCATCCTCACGGCAAGCGGAGGGCCTTTCCTGCGGGAGCCCGAGGACCTCTCCCAGGTCACCCCGGCCATGGCCTTAAACCATCCCCGCTGGCGCATGGGCCCCAAGGTGACGATAGACTCCGCCACCCTCTTCAACAAGGGCCTCGAGGTCCTCGAGGCCAAGGAGCTTTTCCGCTTTCCCTTAGAGAAGATCAAGGTCCTGGTTCACCCCCAGGCTTATGTCCACGGCCTGGTCCGCTTCGTGGACGGGAGCCTCAAGGCCCAACTGGGCCCCACGGACATGCGCCTTCCCATCCAGTACGCCCTCACCTACCCCGAAAGGGCGGAAACTCCTTTGCAGAACCTGCCTATCCCCGGGGTGCTGGAGTTTTTGGAGCCGGACCTAAAGCGCTTCCCCGCCCTGGCGGTGGCTTATGAAGCGGGCAGGCGGGGCGGGGTGGCCCAGGTAGCGGTTTCCGCCGCCGACGAGGTGGCGGTGGAGGCCTTTCTTGCCGGAAAGATCCCCTTTACTGAAATCCCAAAGATCCTGGCCCAAGTCCTGGAAAACACCCCTTCCCTTCCCCTAACATGGGAGAACCTCTTCGCCGTGGATACCTGGGCCCGGGAAGAGGCCAAGAGGTGGGCATGA
- the pyrH gene encoding UMP kinase: MKYKRVLLKLSGEFLTANGFGIEPEATKALAKEIKAAYDTGVQLAIVIGAGNLWRGARQGVGMDRATADYIGMLATIMNALALQDALESLGIPTRVQTALTITQVAEPYIRRRALRHLEKERIVIFGGGTGNPFFSTDTAAALRALEVGAEVVLMAKSKVDGVYSDDPRKNPNAVRFDELTYLQVLNRGLQVMDTTAITLCMEAGLPIVVFDIFKPGALVGIIQGEKVGTLIHT; encoded by the coding sequence ATGAAGTACAAAAGGGTTCTCCTTAAACTCTCCGGCGAGTTTCTGACCGCAAATGGCTTCGGCATTGAACCCGAGGCCACCAAGGCCCTGGCCAAGGAGATCAAGGCCGCCTACGACACGGGAGTCCAGCTGGCCATCGTGATCGGGGCGGGGAACCTCTGGCGGGGAGCAAGGCAGGGGGTGGGTATGGACCGGGCCACCGCCGACTATATCGGCATGCTGGCCACCATCATGAACGCCCTAGCCCTGCAAGACGCCCTGGAGTCCCTAGGAATCCCCACCCGGGTCCAGACCGCCCTCACCATCACCCAGGTGGCCGAGCCCTACATCCGCAGGCGGGCCTTGCGCCACCTGGAGAAGGAACGCATCGTCATCTTCGGCGGGGGGACGGGCAACCCCTTCTTCTCCACGGACACCGCCGCCGCCCTAAGGGCCCTGGAGGTGGGGGCCGAGGTGGTCCTCATGGCCAAGAGCAAGGTGGATGGGGTCTACTCCGACGACCCCCGGAAGAACCCCAACGCGGTACGCTTTGACGAGCTCACCTACCTGCAGGTCTTGAACCGGGGCCTGCAGGTCATGGACACCACCGCCATCACCCTGTGCATGGAAGCGGGGCTTCCCATCGTGGTCTTTGATATCTTCAAACCCGGCGCCCTGGTGGGTATTATCCAGGGGGAAAAGGTAGGTACCTTGATCCACACCTGA
- a CDS encoding phosphatidate cytidylyltransferase — protein MEGRDDLPTRVLSALVGVLLLLWVLWGGLALILPTLVFVLWLGSLELRDMLAKRGIRLNLPFLVGGGVLLFLFSLPQLYWHFPQVPWREVALGLFLLGSFSHELLKGADLTRFAFTLMAFLYLPWSLGYVLLLREIPDSTLGLWTLSLPLVASFATDIGAYFVGRALGRQKLAPEISPGKTVEGSLGGIAVSFLALALYTGLVREVFPFGLLELWLFSLLLSLAAQLGDLVESMLKRYCGVKDSGHFLPGHGGLLDRIDSLLFTFPLTYFLVVLFT, from the coding sequence ATGGAGGGCAGGGACGACCTGCCCACCCGGGTCCTCTCCGCCCTGGTAGGGGTTCTTTTGCTCCTATGGGTGCTCTGGGGGGGACTCGCCCTCATCCTGCCCACCCTGGTCTTCGTCCTGTGGCTGGGGAGCCTGGAGCTTAGGGACATGCTGGCCAAAAGGGGCATCCGGCTGAACCTGCCCTTCCTGGTGGGCGGGGGGGTACTCCTCTTCCTCTTCTCCTTACCCCAGCTCTACTGGCACTTCCCCCAGGTGCCCTGGCGGGAGGTGGCCCTGGGGCTTTTCCTGCTGGGGAGCTTCAGCCATGAGCTGCTCAAGGGAGCCGACCTCACCCGCTTCGCCTTCACCCTCATGGCCTTTTTGTACCTGCCCTGGAGCCTGGGGTATGTTCTCCTCCTGCGGGAGATCCCGGACAGCACCCTGGGCCTTTGGACCCTTTCCCTGCCCCTGGTGGCCAGCTTCGCCACCGACATCGGCGCCTACTTCGTGGGCCGGGCCTTGGGGCGGCAAAAGCTGGCCCCGGAAATCTCCCCCGGCAAGACGGTGGAGGGCTCTTTGGGAGGGATTGCGGTAAGCTTCCTGGCCCTGGCCCTCTATACCGGGCTGGTGCGGGAGGTCTTCCCCTTCGGCCTCTTGGAACTTTGGCTTTTCAGCCTCCTCCTTTCCCTGGCTGCCCAGCTTGGGGACCTGGTGGAGTCCATGTTGAAGCGGTACTGTGGGGTGAAGGACTCGGGGCACTTCCTTCCCGGCCACGGCGGCCTTCTGGATAGGATTGACAGCCTTCTCTTCACCTTCCCCCTCACCTACTTTTTGGTGGTGCTCTTCACATGA
- a CDS encoding glycosyltransferase family 2 protein produces the protein MEATVLIPAYNEEATIAGVVRVAKEAGFPVVVADDGSEDRTAQEAASAGAQVVRLPHNRGKGGAIAEGLKRVNTPLVLLLDADLLGLAPHHLESLLDPVAEGKAEMTVGIFQGGRLSTDLAMRLTPFLSGQRALKTEDLRGVQGLEGARYDLELLLTRHAKKAGWRVLYLPLPGVSQVMKEEKRGLLPGFLHRLRMYREILRYYLKAKA, from the coding sequence ATGGAGGCCACGGTCCTCATCCCTGCCTACAACGAGGAGGCCACCATCGCAGGGGTGGTGCGGGTGGCCAAGGAGGCAGGGTTCCCCGTGGTAGTGGCGGACGACGGCTCAGAGGATCGCACCGCCCAGGAGGCCGCCAGCGCTGGAGCCCAGGTGGTGCGCCTGCCCCACAACCGGGGTAAGGGCGGGGCCATCGCCGAAGGGCTCAAACGGGTGAACACCCCCTTGGTCCTCCTCCTTGATGCGGATCTTCTGGGTCTTGCCCCGCACCATTTGGAGTCCCTGCTGGACCCTGTGGCAGAGGGAAAGGCGGAGATGACGGTGGGCATCTTCCAAGGGGGAAGGCTCTCCACGGATCTCGCCATGCGCCTCACCCCCTTTCTCTCCGGACAGCGGGCCCTGAAGACGGAGGATTTGCGAGGGGTGCAGGGCCTCGAGGGTGCCCGATACGACTTGGAGCTCCTCCTCACCCGCCACGCCAAAAAGGCGGGCTGGCGGGTCCTCTACCTGCCCCTTCCTGGGGTGAGCCAGGTGATGAAGGAGGAAAAGCGGGGACTTCTACCGGGATTTCTCCACCGCCTGCGCATGTACCGGGAAATCCTGCGCTACTACCTCAAGGCCAAGGCTTAG